From Oligoflexus sp., the proteins below share one genomic window:
- the ybaK gene encoding Cys-tRNA(Pro) deacylase, whose product MTLAVRQLLAEKVEFTPHLYNYEEKGGTTVSARELKVDEHAVIKTLIMEDDQKRPLIVLMHGDRQVSTKELARHLKVKTIAPCKPEVADRHSGYQVGGTSPFGTKRRMPVYFEASMLQLDRVYINGGKRGFLLGMNPHDIVRILQAEAVQVAIP is encoded by the coding sequence ATGACTCTGGCTGTGCGTCAGCTCCTGGCGGAAAAGGTGGAATTCACTCCGCATCTTTATAACTACGAGGAAAAGGGCGGCACCACGGTGTCGGCGCGCGAACTCAAGGTCGATGAACATGCCGTGATCAAAACCCTGATCATGGAAGATGACCAGAAGCGGCCGCTGATCGTGCTGATGCATGGCGATCGTCAGGTGTCGACCAAGGAGCTGGCGCGGCATCTGAAAGTGAAGACCATCGCGCCTTGCAAACCCGAGGTCGCCGATCGTCATTCCGGATACCAGGTGGGGGGCACCTCGCCTTTTGGCACGAAGCGCAGGATGCCGGTCTATTTTGAAGCCAGCATGCTGCAGCTCGATCGCGTTTACATCAACGGTGGCAAACGCGGTTTTCTGCTCGGCATGAATCCTCACGATATCGTTCGCATCCTTCAGGCCGAAGCGGTTCAGGTCGCGATCCCCTGA
- a CDS encoding OmpP1/FadL family transporter, with translation MQNHMRNSAIVAALAAIAPQALAGGYQIVEKNARGLGRAYAGEAAAGEDATTVGSNPAAMSRLKRPQFSVSAATIDADLKIEVEESTIVVPALQAAGLPAIKAQGVSSANAAPERPLIPALYAVYPLSEDYALGLGVFSNFASETGYDADFAGRIAAEKSNVRTTNINPSVSIKLNPMLSLGAGFNAVYAQAELTSANPSASPLFLAPGVVALNPQTGEAIVAPNGQTLGSSSVEGDAWGYGWNAGILLSFTESSRIGLSYRSTVDANLEGDTTFKGTPTVDSFRDFAATAPLQLPEIISLSYVQGLGAGLQLSADITQTSWSNFEELSIYRKDSGAVASRVDERWEDALRYSVGLDYAVTPGLTLRTGYAYDNSPVPNERRTLRIPTGDMRFYSLGGSYIFNETASLDLGYSRVSQTKTGINDTREFVGQPFYAKVVGSSEIDGNIFAAQMNISL, from the coding sequence ATGCAAAATCATATGCGTAACAGTGCAATCGTCGCTGCGCTCGCAGCTATCGCACCCCAGGCCCTGGCCGGTGGTTATCAGATCGTGGAAAAAAACGCACGCGGCCTCGGTCGGGCTTATGCGGGCGAAGCAGCGGCTGGCGAAGACGCCACCACTGTCGGCAGCAACCCTGCAGCCATGAGCCGTCTTAAAAGACCGCAATTCAGTGTATCGGCTGCGACCATCGATGCCGATCTTAAAATTGAAGTCGAAGAATCGACCATCGTCGTCCCAGCTCTCCAGGCAGCTGGCCTTCCAGCCATCAAAGCCCAGGGCGTATCCAGCGCCAACGCAGCTCCAGAACGCCCCCTTATTCCTGCTCTCTATGCAGTTTATCCCCTGAGCGAAGACTACGCTCTCGGCCTCGGCGTATTCTCGAACTTTGCAAGCGAAACCGGCTACGATGCTGACTTCGCAGGTCGCATCGCGGCCGAGAAATCCAATGTCCGCACGACCAACATCAACCCGAGCGTCTCCATCAAGCTGAATCCCATGCTGTCGCTCGGCGCTGGTTTCAACGCGGTCTATGCCCAGGCGGAACTGACCTCGGCCAACCCTTCGGCCAGCCCTCTTTTTCTCGCCCCCGGTGTTGTCGCCCTGAACCCGCAAACAGGTGAAGCGATCGTCGCTCCCAACGGCCAGACTCTGGGTTCCAGCTCGGTGGAAGGTGATGCCTGGGGCTACGGTTGGAACGCCGGTATACTCCTGTCCTTCACGGAATCGAGCCGCATCGGTCTTTCCTACCGTTCGACAGTCGATGCCAACCTTGAAGGTGACACCACGTTCAAAGGCACACCGACCGTGGATTCCTTCCGTGATTTCGCCGCGACTGCCCCGCTGCAGCTGCCTGAAATCATCAGCCTCAGCTACGTGCAGGGCCTGGGTGCCGGCCTTCAGTTGAGCGCCGACATCACGCAGACGAGCTGGAGCAACTTTGAAGAACTCAGTATCTACAGAAAAGACAGCGGCGCGGTTGCCAGTCGCGTGGATGAGCGCTGGGAAGATGCCCTGCGTTACTCGGTGGGCCTTGATTATGCTGTGACCCCTGGTCTTACGCTCCGCACGGGTTACGCGTATGACAACTCCCCTGTTCCGAACGAACGCCGCACGCTGCGCATCCCCACGGGCGACATGCGGTTCTATTCGCTCGGCGGCAGCTATATCTTCAATGAAACTGCGTCCTTGGACCTTGGCTACAGCCGCGTGAGCCAGACCAAGACCGGCATCAACGATACCCGCGAATTCGTGGGCCAGCCTTTCTATGCGAAAGTCGTGGGTTCCTCGGAAATCGACGGCAACATCTTTGCCGCGCAGATGAACATCAGTCTGTAA
- a CDS encoding DUF885 domain-containing protein, which translates to MRRTWKYGILLLLLLGGFWLVRLLFLRPLNIDHFFDRTFLLYALDSPEYLSTIRILDQYGITSHRKHLDDISVQSLDRLERFVTQSEATLQGYARADLNEKQALSYDVFTWYLRSLKNATGPWRFHDYPLNPLSGVQNDFPVFMQEVHTVESRAEARDYVARLYAARDKFDQLIEGLKIRKDKGIVPPDFILDRVLDTMRAFIAVPHRENILYTSFDQKLRAATAIDEKDRDIYRTGAEEALRDAVYPAYQKLIAVAEDLRKVASSDAGVWKWPNGVDYYRYILAEHTTLDLDPEAVHQLGLNEVARVQDELRALLVKQGFPGADLSAMMEGLEADSRFYYADNEEGRAQILKDYQAIIDEAAQNLGQDFIAMPKARVKVERAPSYMEKSAPAGSYSMPSVDGSREGIFYANLGDIRSTTKYGMRTLAYHETIPGHHLQVALNQELKDLPLFRRDMNFTAYVEGWALYAERLAFEAGLEKDPFDSIGRLRAELNRAARLVVDTGLHAKRWTRQEAIDYLRKEAVMPAPQAVREVERYVVVPGQACSYMIGMLKFLELRSKAQAALGDRFNRKAFHQAVLENGAMPLILLEERVERWIAQQR; encoded by the coding sequence ATGCGAAGAACTTGGAAATACGGAATACTACTGCTGCTCCTCCTGGGCGGGTTTTGGCTGGTTCGCCTGCTTTTCCTGAGGCCCTTGAATATCGATCACTTTTTCGATCGCACCTTCCTTCTTTATGCTCTCGACAGCCCGGAATATCTTTCCACCATACGGATTCTTGATCAGTACGGGATCACCTCGCATCGCAAGCATCTGGATGATATTTCCGTGCAGTCCCTGGATCGCTTGGAGCGTTTCGTCACGCAGAGCGAGGCTACCCTGCAGGGGTATGCGCGGGCGGACCTGAACGAAAAGCAGGCGCTGTCCTATGATGTCTTCACCTGGTATCTGCGCTCGCTCAAAAATGCCACGGGGCCCTGGCGCTTTCATGATTATCCTTTGAATCCCCTCAGCGGCGTGCAGAATGATTTCCCGGTTTTCATGCAGGAAGTCCACACCGTGGAAAGCCGGGCCGAAGCGCGGGATTACGTGGCTCGTCTTTATGCGGCGCGGGACAAGTTCGATCAGCTGATCGAAGGTTTGAAGATTCGTAAGGACAAGGGCATCGTTCCCCCCGACTTCATTTTGGATCGCGTGCTGGACACTATGCGCGCTTTCATTGCCGTTCCGCATCGGGAGAATATTCTCTATACGTCCTTCGATCAGAAGCTGCGCGCGGCCACGGCTATCGACGAGAAGGATAGGGACATCTATCGAACAGGTGCGGAAGAGGCTCTGCGCGATGCTGTTTATCCTGCCTATCAAAAACTGATCGCCGTCGCGGAAGATCTGCGGAAAGTCGCGAGCAGCGACGCCGGAGTGTGGAAATGGCCGAACGGAGTCGATTACTATCGTTATATCCTGGCTGAACATACGACCCTCGATCTGGATCCTGAGGCTGTCCATCAGCTGGGTTTGAATGAGGTGGCGCGTGTTCAGGATGAGCTGCGGGCTTTGCTGGTCAAGCAGGGTTTTCCCGGAGCCGACTTGAGTGCCATGATGGAAGGACTTGAAGCGGATTCGCGCTTTTACTATGCGGATAATGAAGAGGGCCGTGCCCAGATTCTTAAGGATTATCAGGCCATCATCGACGAGGCCGCGCAGAATCTGGGCCAGGACTTCATAGCCATGCCCAAGGCCAGGGTCAAGGTCGAGCGGGCGCCGTCCTATATGGAAAAATCCGCGCCCGCGGGTTCGTATTCCATGCCGTCCGTCGATGGGAGCCGCGAGGGGATTTTCTATGCGAACCTCGGTGACATTCGCAGCACGACGAAGTATGGAATGCGGACACTCGCTTATCACGAAACCATACCCGGGCATCATCTGCAGGTGGCTTTGAATCAGGAGCTGAAGGATCTGCCTTTGTTCCGGCGTGATATGAATTTCACAGCCTATGTGGAAGGCTGGGCGCTTTATGCGGAACGACTCGCCTTTGAAGCCGGTTTGGAAAAGGATCCCTTCGATTCGATCGGTCGTCTGCGGGCTGAACTGAATCGCGCGGCGCGGCTTGTGGTTGATACGGGCCTTCACGCGAAACGTTGGACGCGGCAGGAGGCGATCGATTATCTGCGAAAAGAAGCGGTCATGCCCGCACCTCAGGCCGTGCGCGAAGTGGAGCGCTATGTGGTGGTTCCGGGGCAGGCCTGTTCCTACATGATCGGCATGCTGAAATTTTTGGAATTACGTAGCAAGGCCCAGGCAGCCCTGGGCGACCGATTCAATCGAAAAGCTTTTCATCAGGCGGTTTTGGAAAATGGCGCCATGCCGCTGATCCTTCTGGAAGAGCGGGTGGAACGATGGATCGCACAACAGCGTTGA
- a CDS encoding ABC transporter ATP-binding protein yields MPQLLKVSDLAYHTPDHRPLIHRLSFALDHGELMTITGPNGIGKSTLLRLLLGEGRQAGGSIQWQLPMSRIGFLSQLHNREFHISLTLADILGFSCRVDPERIHKQSHGLLQADHLNRAWNTASGGERQKTLLTRIFLKDPTVLILDEPMNHLDVTGRQQLRSALMHFIQDGQHAVIMVGHESLLDPTEWNPHHKIDLKGYVVP; encoded by the coding sequence ATGCCGCAGCTGCTCAAGGTTTCTGACCTTGCCTATCATACGCCGGATCACAGGCCTTTGATCCACCGTCTGAGCTTCGCCCTGGATCATGGCGAACTCATGACCATCACGGGCCCCAATGGAATTGGGAAGAGCACGCTGCTGCGGCTTCTTTTGGGTGAAGGCCGCCAGGCAGGAGGCAGCATTCAGTGGCAGCTTCCGATGTCGCGCATCGGTTTTCTGTCCCAGCTGCATAACCGTGAGTTTCACATCAGCCTGACCCTGGCTGATATCCTCGGCTTTTCCTGCCGCGTGGATCCGGAGCGAATCCATAAGCAAAGCCATGGGCTTTTGCAGGCCGATCATTTGAATCGGGCCTGGAATACAGCCAGCGGTGGCGAGCGGCAAAAGACTCTTCTGACCCGCATCTTTCTGAAGGATCCTACCGTCCTTATCCTGGATGAACCGATGAATCATCTGGATGTCACCGGGCGTCAGCAGCTGCGGAGCGCTCTCATGCATTTCATCCAGGATGGGCAGCATGCTGTGATCATGGTCGGGCACGAATCCTTGCTCGACCCCACGGAATGGAATCCGCATCATAAGATCGACCTGAAAGGATATGTCGTCCCGTGA
- a CDS encoding alpha/beta hydrolase family protein, whose protein sequence is MIRIRPVLVCGALASLLACAEGSKVESVQPDRPANFQLVDAPAQSARGDLVESTHVVSLSQDEVAQRLGPILAGFKLQAQNGVHIYRVKYQTQTPATPTAAATPVVASGLMIVPDSKQASYPWIGVQHGTVTSKADAPSVTPAEGIFEASQGFVTVVMDYIGYGSSSKVFHPYLVERAYADAGIDFLKATYKFAELNTIGKGPLFLKGYSEGGYATLALQKEIETNYAGVFPLVATGPSGGPYNLEAIAVELLQRETVHPVNIPFLVLSYTKWLSQNDFNPEAIFALPTANVSALFTGQFNNDYIGTKIPTQNAAMLEPALVADFLSAEPKLNEAAKLRGYLKSQSLTNQGWQPRSTTLFFHCVDDEVVPVSSVKVAKEAFPGPNVVVTTFPSPAEGPKLRHGTCPAIFAPTVAFLDVLKKMSGK, encoded by the coding sequence ATGATTCGTATCCGCCCCGTCTTGGTCTGCGGCGCCCTTGCCAGTCTTCTGGCCTGCGCTGAAGGCAGTAAAGTTGAATCCGTGCAACCGGATCGTCCGGCCAATTTTCAATTGGTCGACGCGCCTGCACAAAGCGCTCGTGGTGATCTGGTCGAGTCCACGCACGTCGTGAGTCTGAGCCAAGATGAAGTCGCGCAACGCCTCGGCCCCATCCTCGCCGGCTTCAAACTGCAAGCGCAGAATGGTGTTCACATTTATCGCGTGAAATACCAGACGCAAACTCCCGCGACGCCCACCGCAGCTGCAACGCCCGTGGTCGCTTCCGGTCTGATGATCGTTCCGGACAGCAAACAGGCTTCGTATCCTTGGATCGGAGTTCAGCACGGAACCGTGACCAGCAAAGCCGATGCGCCTTCGGTCACGCCAGCGGAAGGCATCTTCGAAGCTTCGCAAGGTTTCGTGACCGTGGTGATGGATTACATCGGCTACGGTTCGTCCAGCAAAGTCTTCCATCCCTATCTGGTTGAAAGAGCCTATGCCGATGCTGGCATCGACTTCTTGAAAGCGACCTACAAATTCGCAGAACTGAACACGATCGGCAAAGGTCCCCTCTTCCTGAAAGGTTATTCGGAAGGCGGATACGCGACCCTCGCTCTGCAAAAAGAAATTGAAACCAATTACGCTGGCGTCTTTCCTCTGGTCGCCACGGGTCCCTCGGGCGGCCCTTACAACCTGGAAGCAATCGCCGTGGAACTCCTCCAGCGCGAAACCGTGCATCCTGTGAACATTCCTTTCCTCGTTCTGTCCTATACCAAGTGGCTTTCGCAGAATGACTTCAATCCCGAAGCCATCTTCGCTCTGCCCACTGCCAATGTTTCCGCTCTTTTCACTGGCCAATTCAATAACGACTACATCGGCACCAAGATCCCTACGCAGAACGCTGCGATGCTGGAACCAGCCTTGGTCGCTGATTTCCTGAGTGCTGAACCCAAGTTGAACGAAGCTGCGAAACTCCGCGGCTACCTGAAGTCGCAGAGCCTGACCAATCAAGGCTGGCAGCCGCGCTCCACGACCCTCTTCTTCCACTGCGTGGATGATGAAGTCGTGCCTGTGAGTTCGGTGAAAGTTGCGAAGGAAGCCTTCCCAGGCCCGAACGTTGTGGTCACCACGTTCCCAAGCCCGGCCGAAGGTCCGAAGCTGAGACACGGCACTTGCCCGGCGATCTTCGCGCCGACCGTGGCTTTCCTCGACGTCCTGAAAAAAATGTCCGGCAAATAA
- a CDS encoding SDR family NAD(P)-dependent oxidoreductase, whose protein sequence is MKSKEDLVIITGHSSGLGRALLDVCLQDGTHVLGIARRRLDLQHPRLRQIQADFSAQDHGIEQVLQPLSLLDTDHNAWKSVALVNNAGTMHPVGAIGQLDAAGIAASLHTNLTVPLQLCNWLLRKFPAQSLRIAQISSGASHKPYAGWGVYCSSKAGLRMAAQVMAAEAEISGRDLRMVVYEPGVLNSPMQTELRQIPATTFPQVERFRQLESSGQLVAPEDSARELWQILNRSDLPFYLETRYGSAR, encoded by the coding sequence ATGAAATCCAAAGAAGATCTTGTCATCATCACCGGCCACAGTTCTGGGCTCGGTCGAGCCTTGCTGGATGTTTGCCTTCAGGACGGTACGCATGTCCTTGGCATTGCGCGGCGCCGGCTGGACCTTCAGCATCCAAGGCTGCGGCAAATCCAGGCGGATTTCAGCGCGCAGGACCATGGCATCGAACAGGTCCTGCAGCCGCTGTCTCTGCTTGATACCGATCACAACGCCTGGAAGAGTGTGGCGCTGGTGAATAACGCCGGAACCATGCATCCGGTGGGCGCGATCGGACAGCTGGATGCAGCCGGCATCGCGGCCAGTCTTCACACCAACCTTACCGTGCCTTTGCAGCTTTGCAATTGGCTCCTGCGTAAATTTCCAGCGCAGTCCCTTCGGATCGCACAAATTTCCAGTGGCGCCTCGCACAAGCCCTATGCGGGTTGGGGTGTTTACTGCAGCAGCAAAGCCGGTCTGCGCATGGCGGCTCAGGTCATGGCAGCAGAAGCCGAGATTTCAGGCCGCGATCTGCGCATGGTGGTTTATGAGCCCGGAGTTTTAAATAGTCCGATGCAGACCGAGTTGCGGCAGATTCCGGCCACGACCTTTCCTCAGGTGGAACGTTTTCGACAGCTGGAAAGCAGCGGTCAGCTGGTGGCACCCGAGGATTCCGCGCGTGAACTCTGGCAGATCCTGAATCGCTCCGATCTGCCCTTTTATCTGGAAACACGCTACGGGTCGGCCCGCTGA
- a CDS encoding glycosyltransferase family 39 protein has protein sequence MKSRLPGPWLVLFAPFVLVLLHACFYRSYGIFRDEFYYFVCGQRPAWGYVDQPPLVAWISYALSYLFQQDLSLYRFWSFAASAAHLALVLAWVRKHKGGTLAQALVAVAVIMSPLRLAMDHFFSMNSLEPLLWFAIFWLFPHIGSLKRHELLGLGILIGIGILNKHTTALYVALMSVAFFWNTPNRSRYVGRIAFLAFISLVIISPHLLWQMREGWPTLEFMEHSRLYKNEALTLLSLLADLIVHHHPLVAFLWVPGLFVLLTRTRWHYLRPYAWVVLAFCVLLIPSHGKSYYAASLMTPLIAIGALEFESLGLRGRWIFPVLIGLSGLVIMPLSLPVLPVNVFLNYQELLGFKANTGEKQLQGVLPQHYADMFGWEEMARFVAKAYDELPEESRAVTAVFAQNYGEAGALDYYGRHLGLPPASSGHNNYFLWGYHPADATQLLILGGLREDHEKACGTLSPLGEFDQPLRMPYERHLVLYLCQNLKKPLSELWPATRKFI, from the coding sequence ATGAAGTCGCGACTCCCCGGTCCATGGTTGGTGCTGTTCGCTCCTTTCGTGCTCGTCCTGCTTCACGCCTGTTTTTACCGATCCTACGGTATCTTCCGCGATGAGTTCTACTATTTTGTCTGCGGTCAAAGGCCGGCCTGGGGTTACGTCGATCAACCGCCGCTGGTGGCCTGGATCAGCTATGCCCTGTCCTATCTTTTTCAGCAGGATTTGTCTCTTTACCGATTCTGGTCGTTTGCGGCCTCTGCGGCGCATCTGGCTCTGGTCCTGGCCTGGGTGCGCAAACATAAGGGAGGCACCCTGGCCCAGGCGCTGGTCGCAGTGGCGGTGATCATGTCCCCTCTGCGATTGGCCATGGATCATTTTTTCTCGATGAACAGTCTGGAGCCGCTCCTTTGGTTCGCGATTTTTTGGCTTTTCCCCCACATCGGCAGTCTGAAGCGGCACGAACTTTTGGGACTCGGGATACTGATCGGCATCGGTATTCTGAATAAGCACACGACCGCGCTCTATGTCGCCCTGATGAGCGTCGCCTTCTTCTGGAATACCCCGAACCGTTCACGTTATGTCGGACGCATTGCCTTCCTGGCCTTCATCAGCCTTGTCATCATCAGCCCCCATCTTTTATGGCAAATGCGCGAAGGCTGGCCCACGCTGGAATTCATGGAACATTCGAGGCTCTATAAAAACGAAGCGCTGACGCTGCTTTCACTGCTGGCAGACTTGATTGTGCACCATCATCCCCTGGTCGCCTTTCTTTGGGTGCCGGGATTGTTCGTGCTCCTGACCCGCACGCGCTGGCATTACCTGCGTCCCTACGCTTGGGTCGTGCTGGCTTTTTGCGTGCTTCTGATTCCCTCGCATGGCAAAAGCTATTACGCCGCGAGCCTGATGACACCGCTGATTGCCATCGGCGCTCTGGAGTTCGAATCACTCGGCCTCAGGGGTCGCTGGATTTTTCCGGTGCTGATCGGATTGAGCGGCCTTGTTATCATGCCCCTGAGTTTGCCGGTGCTGCCTGTGAATGTTTTTTTAAACTACCAGGAACTTTTAGGCTTCAAGGCGAATACCGGCGAAAAACAACTACAGGGTGTGCTGCCGCAGCATTATGCGGATATGTTCGGCTGGGAAGAGATGGCCCGCTTCGTGGCGAAGGCCTATGATGAGCTGCCCGAGGAAAGTCGGGCGGTCACGGCGGTTTTCGCCCAGAATTACGGCGAGGCCGGCGCTCTTGATTACTACGGCCGGCATCTGGGTCTTCCGCCCGCCTCATCGGGCCATAACAATTATTTCCTTTGGGGCTATCATCCTGCGGACGCCACGCAGCTTCTGATCCTGGGCGGCCTGCGCGAGGATCATGAAAAAGCCTGCGGAACCTTGAGCCCTCTTGGGGAATTCGACCAGCCCCTGCGCATGCCCTATGAAAGGCACCTGGTCCTTTATCTCTGTCAGAATTTAAAAAAACCTTTGAGCGAACTGTGGCCCGCGACGCGAAAATTCATTTGA
- a CDS encoding metal ABC transporter substrate-binding protein, whose protein sequence is MTSKHIILSLFWSFVWSANAWAADRIKVITTLPDFAWMAQEIGGEFVEAKALLRGTENPHYVDAVPDFIRLVADAKVVCVAGMDLEVGYMPAVLSKSGNAAVQPGGPGYCEIGKGVTALDKPTGPIDRSMGDVHPAGNPHFFLSPKSMAEGSQELVKALARVDPPHAAQYEKAGAAFKTKMDNLSREIKAKLEPFRAAQQGKPLLLEYHKEYAYFLADNGLLSYGSLEEKPGMPPSAGRLATVGSAAKAAGVKLVLAADYNPEKTLQRFQEISGIPPVIVPTMIQAKGPATSYPELQKQIADALLKALQAKGK, encoded by the coding sequence ATGACTTCTAAACATATCATCCTAAGTCTTTTCTGGAGTTTTGTGTGGAGCGCCAACGCCTGGGCCGCGGACCGCATCAAGGTCATCACCACCCTTCCCGATTTTGCCTGGATGGCTCAGGAAATCGGCGGCGAATTCGTCGAAGCCAAAGCCCTTCTGCGCGGCACGGAAAATCCGCACTATGTGGATGCCGTGCCTGATTTCATTCGCCTCGTGGCCGATGCGAAAGTCGTCTGCGTGGCCGGAATGGATCTTGAAGTCGGTTATATGCCGGCGGTTCTGAGCAAGTCCGGCAATGCCGCTGTGCAGCCGGGTGGTCCGGGTTACTGTGAAATCGGCAAGGGCGTGACCGCGCTGGATAAACCCACGGGGCCCATCGATCGCTCGATGGGGGATGTGCATCCGGCGGGCAACCCGCATTTTTTCCTGAGCCCTAAAAGTATGGCCGAAGGCAGTCAGGAACTTGTCAAAGCCCTCGCGCGCGTGGACCCGCCTCATGCTGCCCAGTATGAAAAAGCCGGTGCCGCCTTCAAAACGAAAATGGATAATCTGAGCCGGGAAATCAAAGCGAAATTGGAGCCTTTCCGGGCCGCTCAGCAGGGCAAGCCCCTTCTTCTGGAATATCATAAGGAATATGCCTATTTTCTTGCGGACAATGGGCTTTTGTCCTATGGCAGTCTGGAAGAAAAACCAGGCATGCCTCCATCGGCGGGACGACTCGCCACTGTCGGATCAGCGGCCAAGGCCGCGGGTGTGAAACTGGTCCTGGCTGCGGATTATAATCCGGAAAAAACTCTGCAGCGCTTTCAGGAAATCTCGGGCATTCCCCCTGTGATCGTGCCGACCATGATCCAGGCCAAGGGCCCGGCCACCAGCTATCCTGAACTTCAAAAACAGATCGCTGATGCGCTTCTCAAAGCTCTTCAGGCCAAAGGAAAGTGA
- a CDS encoding metal ABC transporter permease has product MNQLLAIYGWTIAASMILAAGLALLGTQLAARDRAMQTLCMGQGAMLGVLLGLGLAVHPLLPLIAALASAALTFAVSEFLVARRMASSNTHFSSLFAVLLAGGYLISALFPALENHMAQKYFGDLATLSAEESYWVLIMGLILLLLMTLFHRRFTCESFEKSITGVSHPGRVPFSTFDVITLVTLCFCVQTVGYLFTIACLFIPTAVASRQLAAGLRRHLWFCGVTAFVASGAGFFLSLESTRMPTVPTIIAVMLLVSLVFSPLFAGRRRHR; this is encoded by the coding sequence GTGAACCAGCTTCTTGCCATCTATGGTTGGACCATAGCCGCCAGTATGATTCTCGCCGCCGGTCTTGCTCTACTCGGGACGCAGCTCGCGGCGCGTGATCGCGCCATGCAAACCCTTTGCATGGGCCAGGGTGCGATGCTCGGTGTGCTTTTAGGTCTTGGCCTTGCCGTGCATCCTCTTTTGCCTTTGATCGCAGCTTTGGCCAGCGCGGCCTTGACTTTTGCCGTCAGCGAATTCCTGGTCGCCCGGCGCATGGCATCGAGCAATACCCATTTTTCCAGCCTTTTCGCGGTGCTTCTGGCCGGCGGCTATCTGATCAGCGCGCTCTTTCCGGCCTTGGAAAACCACATGGCGCAAAAGTACTTCGGTGATTTGGCAACACTGAGCGCCGAGGAATCCTACTGGGTGCTCATCATGGGTTTGATCCTGCTCCTTCTGATGACCCTTTTCCATAGACGTTTCACCTGCGAATCCTTTGAAAAATCCATCACGGGCGTCAGTCACCCCGGACGAGTTCCCTTCTCGACCTTTGATGTGATCACGCTCGTCACCCTTTGCTTCTGTGTACAGACCGTGGGTTATCTTTTCACGATCGCCTGCCTTTTTATTCCGACCGCCGTGGCTTCGCGGCAGCTGGCGGCGGGTCTTCGGCGTCATCTCTGGTTTTGCGGAGTGACTGCGTTCGTCGCCTCAGGCGCAGGCTTTTTCCTGTCTTTGGAATCCACGCGCATGCCGACAGTCCCGACGATCATCGCCGTGATGCTGCTGGTGAGTCTCGTCTTTTCCCCGCTTTTTGCAGGACGCAGACGACATCGGTAA